The Phaseolus vulgaris cultivar G19833 chromosome 5, P. vulgaris v2.0, whole genome shotgun sequence genomic interval ACCCTGGAGTTAGAAAAGGTGAGAATGCATGCTGCTTCTTAACTTTGAGAAGCTAGAACTGAAGGCAAAAATATTGTAGCTTCAGAAGCCTCACCATTCCATCTTCCATAGGAGGAATGCACGAGAGATCTAGAATCTCCTCATGAAGGAAGGTTGCTGAGTCCAAAATACAGAGTTCTCTGCTGAAATGCATTAACAGCATAATCAACTTGAAAATGACCAAATTGTGATTTAAATCGAAGCCCATATCCTAATCCAACTCCAGATCCTGGTTTACCCTGCCTCAAAGCTGGATTTCCTGAATTTGTATGACATCAACACAGTCAGAGTTCATTTCACATAATAGCTTATGCACAAGTTAAGAAACCAGCTAATAAAAAATGTAGCACAAGAATGTTTCCATAAATTAACTTATGCATGAGCtgaatttagtttataaaaaaaatattacttttttttctttaaattttactGTAAAGTTTATCCGAACAGACCATAAATTTTACTGACAGATGTTGGATCACTTGCATCGATTAAGAATTTATATGACCATCCCACTTAAAAAGAGAGATTGTTTCAACTTTCAAGGCTATTGAGTACCCACACTCATCATAAAACTCAGTAATGGAACTCTGTATAATGAGGAATATTTGCCACCCCAGATTATGGTCTAGCTTTTCGTCTTATGATAGTAGCCCTTATTTTACTACATAAATTATTCTTAGCGATTTCCTCCTACCACTGGAGAGAAAGAATAAGAATCATTAGCACAGTTTTGTTTTGTCCAATCCTAGCTCCGGTATTATTCCACTAAATCCATAGAATGGACTTACACAATTCAGTCCTAGACACCAGAACACACAGTAGAATAATATGAGGAAGACCAGGAATCAAGTGTCCTACTCCTACCACAAACGTAAATTTGCAAGTAATTTGAGCAGAATGATATTACTCACCTGGTACAAGATGACCAGACCGCAAGTCTGTTCCACAATCCAAGAAAATGGCACCCTCCAACATTTTATTCTACATTAGAAAAATACATCAAGTACATTGCATTTAATTTCAAcaataaatgtaataaaatagaAAGGAAAGGTGCATGCGTTCAATTCTGTTTATCTGCTTGTGTATGTATAGCagaaacaattttaaaaggaaAGTGACGAGGTTAGTTTGTCAATAACTTTCATGTTTGTTAAAAGGTAAGGTATGCTCATAAATGGCAGATCCAAGAATATTAAACATCAGTCATATGGAAAAAGTGAAATTTTCAATAGAAATGACAATCCAAAAAATGCTAACTTATTAGGAAATTGCACTTAACATAGCCCTTTAAAGCCAATATGCCATGAGCTTAGCAGAAGCACAAACAAAACATCAGAGAAGATGGTGATTATGATCCTGTCAACTTCTTACCAGATGGGGAATATATTCCCACATATGCCCAAACATTCACTAAAACCAGGGAAGTCCAACATTGCAACAACTAAAGTAGTAAAAGCAGTTCTTGCCAAAGATGATGAATATGGGATCATGCTTACCAGATACAGTAGCACTAGACAAAACAAAACTTTGAAGAAAGATCAAAGGAAGTGCAGTTTAGCAGCACCAGTATATTTTAGGCAAAGGAGGTTATAAATCTGACTGGTTTTACATTATAGGAATGCTGTTAATTATGCTACCACATACCAAAGGGAGTGTCAGTTCACTATTAGCCACCAGACATGATCGCCCAGATCCAACTGCTCCTTCTCCGTACCCTCGCACACTCCCAAGCCCTCCAATAGAAAATGCTTGGTATGGAGCCATGTCCCCGACAATTGAGCCACCTGTTAGTCTGTCACAAGAAAGGGTTGGATGATAGCCAACTGTTTGTCAAACAACCAGAAGAGGAAATAAAAAAGGAATTTTCAAAGCACCAATGCATTATAATGTATTTCCCAGCTCCACATGGTTGTGTCTTAGAATGCACATAATGTTTTCCCTTTCATGTCTCAACTCAACCATGTCAAATACCAACCTTGACAAGAGAAATGCTGGTCCGAGTTTGATTCCCTTCGAAGCAACAAATTTAAATCGATTGAAGATTATCCACTTAGAAAGAACTGGAATACCCTGTTCTATTTGAAGATTAAACTGAAAAAGACAGGCACTAAATCAGTGGAATACAGACACAataatttattgtgataaaCCCACATGCAACTCTAAATGATCCACAATCACAAATCAAAAGGAACTTGGAAGCAAACTGGAAATAAGAAAATATCTTATTACATGAAAAAAGCTATTATCATTCGCCTTCGCAAATTGAGACTCTTGCTTTAACACTACCATACTGTCGTGTGGATTGCCACTGCATCAAGCAATGTACATCATATGATCAAAATCAGTTCAACATCAAGAGAACTGGAATACTAGAATCCTTAATTACCTGCATGTCAAAGGAAATCCGTCATAATCTCTACTTATAGCGCGACCATCATCATTCAATGGACGAACATGCTGCACAATGGTTTACGTCACAGTATTAGTTTCCCATTTTCCTATAACCAAATCAAAGAATACGTAAACCAAAGAAACTAGAGCAAGTAAGGCTTTAATATCATGACAAGTTCATGAAATGTCCAGCTGAACCTCAAACTTTATGCTGGTTGTGCTGCTCCATTTTGAACTAGCTGGTTCCTTCAGATCCATTCCCACTGACAATCGAGATAAATTTATTCCTCCACTACCTGAGCGGGAGAAATTGTTTACAGGGATACCATGGATTCCAATCTCAGGTGAAAGAGAATGCTGGAAGAGGAAAAAGACAACAATTAGTATTTAAGAATGTGCTATAGATTAAGGTACGGTCTAATAAACTTCTTCCTAAACACTTACAAAGACTTccaaagagagagagaaaaaaaaagtacaatGAATTGAGCTTCTCTAATGtgttaaaatcaatttatgCACTTTAACTATTATATAAGTTCTTTCATCTAATCTTCTGAAACTTTTGGAGGAAAAAGTTGATTTTAACTTCagaaagaaattgaattcatttACCTTCTTAATTTCTTCTCCTACAAGTGTTTACAGAGAAGATGATCTAAACATGAACTAAATAACGTAGATTTAACCAGCTGAAACAAAGAATCCCATTTAAAAAGAGGCTCGTTGCACAACACTACCTTGCATCATCATCataaaatataatgataatTATAAAAACCAACCTGTAATACAAAAGACTGCTGTGCAAGCCACTCTGGTCGTGGCCTTCTATACGCAACCAAGACATTTGAATCATATAGACCTTTGTCCCACGAAACATCGAGCTTCTCACTTCCACCAAACAAATTTGGGTGTTTGATGCAAAGACTGTTCAGCAAACGAAGTTAAACTATTCATTACACAATCACAAGAAAACCAACCAACACCCTCCAACCAATGCATAACACAAAGCCATCAAGTTTCAAAATTTCGCCATTTAGATTCAACCAAGATTCCTCTCACAAAAAAGGCCAAACTGAGACTCTTCTCACCTCCCAATTACCAATGAAAATGGGCTGCCAGAACTCCTATTAGGGGGAAATGCCAAATAAAAACCACAGAGATAATTGTGAGTtcaaaaatcaaacaaattaaattattttttcaaagacAGTGCAGAAGGAAAGGAAACCTGAGAGTAGGGAGCATCAAAGAAGCGCATAGCTTGTGAGTAAAATCAACATTAACGTCAATCTTTGCTGTAAAACCACTCAAACGAAGAGAAAAAACACGGTCACGCAAAATGATGGAACGAAAAAACAAGAAATGAAAGCTTCTGCAATTTGCATCTTAAGTCTAAACCTTTGCCAGCATGGATGCTCTTCTGAGCTCCCATCCCATCAAACACGCATCAACCATTAAATTGAAGACACAATAATTGGGCCAACACAATACACCCCAAAATGTTAGAACGATTATATAGTAGAGACAATGCACCGTTTTGTTCCGTAACGTTGGCAAAACAACAACCAACGACGGTGTCGTGTTTATTCTGTTCCTAGCTTTCTACTTCTGTTATCCCTTTCGTTTCTCCACACTCCACGACCATTGCACTTGCACGTGACACGACACTCCCGTTGCTATTTGGGCCTTAGATTTGCCCAAACTCACTATTGCTTCTTCCACCCCATAATTTCTCCAGCGTACCTCCATTAGACTTTAAAATATCTAAATTGCtcatgtttaaattttttaattgtgaCATTCCGAACTACATTCCTGtgtctaaaattataaaaaaatatataaattagattatataattccgaatatatttctaaatctaaaaatatattctacATTTATTGATTAAGTAATCTCGAAACAGTATGTTACATTGTAGCATTCAAATTTGTTTGTGCATTGTAccatctaaaaatatattttaaattatacaacttaaaatatgttttcaaattctactattcataataaatttttagattatataattaaaaaatgtataagagtatatttttgaattcttattgtaaaatttaaaatagattccAAATTATtccatttgaaatttttttctaaaaaaaactgCTCCCAAACTATTGTTAGTCTTTCAGCATGAAAAAGTCTTCTTACACCTTTTTCAATAAAAAGAAGAGAGTATAATTACCTATTTCTTTAAAAGTGTACtaaataacatttatatttttctaattttaaaataaaaacttatttttcttatacttttcatttctttttatattgttaataaaagAACACTCacattctatattttttaaataaatactaacagattttatatttttaactaataatatttatCTTGCTTTTATTATATTGACATTCATCTATCTTGTTTTATTTATAAGAGCAAAATTAGTATTATATCAGTGTATATTGTTAATAAATTGAGGTTACTTTAGTACATATATATGATGTCGTAGGATCAAGTCTTTTTTCATGCTATTTTTTTAGCTTATttcattaaatacaaatttttttaatagtatataagttgctatacatataattttataaattatttttataagattaaattacattataaaaaaaaattaaaaaatgaaatatcttACAATCTAAcaaaactataataaaatttataaattctttTGTACATAAATATGGAGACAAAATATTGAGGTGTACTGGAGAATGATAATTgaatttaataaaagtttaatttttttttaatgatttaggTTATTTTGTACGAGTTAGGACTATAATAATGAATAAGTGTCTTTTATAGAGTCGCATTCTCATTTGCtacaaaatgaaaaacataaatCATGTTACGTGTGAGAcaataattatcaaataaatgaATATTCAAATAGTCTAAACTATAGTCttgtatttaaatattaataaactaaaattgaGATTATATGACACTTGatcattatttaatttttttaaaatgtttataagTGATGTTGGATTTATAGATAGTTTATTTTGATACGATACTTTTATTATCTACTCGATAATTTATAATagttatgtttttctttttattatgtattttaGGTCATCGTAATTTGTAATTATTATGTGAATTTGATAGTATATAATATTGTGTTATGATTATGGTTATCTCtggttgtgtttggattgtgCAATGAAAGTTTGAGAATTTGAGAGAGTAAATGTGTAACTATTTAAGAGAAAAGTGTAAATAAAGTGGGTGAGCTTAGGTTAGAGGCATTttagagtgaatttgtgagaaGAGTTGActgaagtttgtgagtgatgtaatGGTTGtggataattttttaatttttataaaagatgtaaaatgtaagtttacaaatttacctttatatttaaaaatatttaaataataaaatattatatatttttgtgtagGTTTgacttaattaaaatattgtaaattattttcggtatagttgaatatttattttagtatcgttgaatgattatttttaaaaaatgagttaCTTAATATTGTcgaaacataaaaataatattatccaaacatatatatatatcgttatatttatttatacatcttgaaagctttttattattaattgaattAGATTGTATACATAACCATATAGATTTTTAGAAGACATTGTGTATAGTGAAATGTACAATAAATTCAttgtaaataaaagaaaatatataaaacaaatgAAATATCATACAATGATTGGAAAACTGATATTATTGCATGAATGGCACatctattttataataacattttcttttagGTGTTGTGTCATCCcaatatattagttattaataaataatacaatttttctTAACCTTCCAATTAGTTAGAACATTTTAGACCTTAAGTCGTCGCCACTCGCTTTCATCTAATGACTCAAAATCAACAAGACACAAATTTGGTCCTTAAACTTGTTTCGTGCAAAGCAAAaattaaggataaaataggaaaacacCACCATCCTACGTAATTTCCCCCTCCAATCTTTGTATCTAAGGAGGGAGAAAGAAATCACTGTTCACGCGGATTCACTCTCCCTCATTTCCTACACGCTCCTTTATCCAAACCATGAATATCTCTTCACATTCTTCCTCTTCATGAGTGGAACCCTTGAAGCAAATAGagttataaaattcaaaattttgctTCTTTCCGCACCTCTATAGATTCTTATGGCACCCCCATAAGTTTTATAATTCCAAAGTTACTTTTATGTAAAAAGTTAAAATGTTTGAAGGTTTGGTTAATGAGATGtgcttttttatatattatg includes:
- the LOC137835587 gene encoding outer envelope protein 39, chloroplastic isoform X2, giving the protein MGAQKSIHAGKAKIDVNVDFTHKLCASLMLPTLSLCIKHPNLFGGSEKLDVSWDKGLYDSNVLVAYRRPRPEWLAQQSFVLQHSLSPEIGIHGIPVNNFSRSGSGGINLSRLSVGMDLKEPASSKWSSTTSIKFEHVRPLNDDGRAISRDYDGFPLTCSGNPHDSMVVLKQESQFAKANDNSFFHFNLQIEQGIPVLSKWIIFNRFKFVASKGIKLGPAFLLSRLTGGSIVGDMAPYQAFSIGGLGSVRGYGEGAVGSGRSCLVANSELTLPLNKMLEGAIFLDCGTDLRSGHLVPGNPALRQGKPGSGVGLGYGLRFKSQFGHFQVDYAVNAFQQRTLYFGLSNLPS
- the LOC137835587 gene encoding outer envelope protein 39, chloroplastic isoform X1, which produces MGAQKSIHAGKAKIDVNVDFTHKLCASLMLPTLRSSGSPFSLVIGSLCIKHPNLFGGSEKLDVSWDKGLYDSNVLVAYRRPRPEWLAQQSFVLQHSLSPEIGIHGIPVNNFSRSGSGGINLSRLSVGMDLKEPASSKWSSTTSIKFEHVRPLNDDGRAISRDYDGFPLTCSGNPHDSMVVLKQESQFAKANDNSFFHFNLQIEQGIPVLSKWIIFNRFKFVASKGIKLGPAFLLSRLTGGSIVGDMAPYQAFSIGGLGSVRGYGEGAVGSGRSCLVANSELTLPLNKMLEGAIFLDCGTDLRSGHLVPGNPALRQGKPGSGVGLGYGLRFKSQFGHFQVDYAVNAFQQRTLYFGLSNLPS